The stretch of DNA CATTCCGGTGAATCCGATTTATACACCGGATGAGATTTCCTACATTTTACATAACAGTGACGCCAAGGCAGTCATCGCGCTCGATCTGTTATTGCCGCTCGTCGAACAAGCGGCGGGCAATTTTCCGGCGATTGCCCACTATATCATTTGTGAAACCGAACCGGACACTCCAGCAAAGTTGGCTGCTTTGCCGGATGCGGCGAAGGGAAAAGTCCAGGCTTTTTCAAGTTTGATTGCCAAAGGCCGGCCCGATGTCGACCCGGTTGCCGTTGAGGAAGATGAAACCGCTGTCATCTTGTATACGTCCGGCACGACCGGGCGTCCGAAAGGCGCGATGCTGACGCATAAGAATTTATATTCCAATGCGCGGGATGTCGGTGATTATCTCGGATTCTCTGAAGATGACCGGATTATCGCGACGCTTCCGGTGTTCCACGTGTTCGCGCTGACAGTTGTCGTCAATGCACCGCTTTTGATGGGGGCCACCATTCTCCTCGTTCCGAAATTTTCGCCGGCCGATGTGTTCGCCATCGCGATGCAACAGCAGGCGACCGTCTTCGCCGGGGTACCGACGATGTACAATTTCCTGTATCAATACCCACAAGGCGATCCGGCTGATTTCGGGAGCATCCGTCTGGCAATCTCGGGGGGCTCTTCATTGCCGGTCGCGCTCCTGCATAATTTCGAGGAGAAATTCGACGTCCGGATTTCAGAAGGGTATGGTCTGTCCGAGGCATCGCCGGTTACCTGCTTCAATCCGCTCGACCGCGATCGCGTGCCCGGTTCCATCGGCACATCGATCATCAATGTTGAAAATAAAGTCGTGGACGAATTGGGGAGTGAAGTAGCAGATGGTGTCGTCGGTGAATTGATCGTCCGCGGACCGAATGTCATGAAAGGGTATTATAAAATGCCGGAAGATACGGAAGCGACGATTCGCAACGGCTGGCTTTATACGGGGGATTTGGCAAGGCGTGACGAGGACGGCTATTTCTATATCGTCGACCGGAAGAAAGATCTCGTCATCGTCGGCGGCTACAATGTCTACCCGCGCGAGGTCGAAGAAGTGCTCTTCGCCCATCCGGACATCGTGGAAGCGGCGGTCATCGGCGTGCCCGACCCGGATTTCGGCGAAGCGGTTCACGCGTTCGTAGTGCTGAAGGAAGGCAAAACCGTCGACGCCGAGCAGTTGAACGCCTACTGCGCGGACCGTTTAGCCAAATACAAAATTCCGAAACACTTCGAGTTCTTGGATGAACTGCCGAAGAACACGACCGGCAAGATTTTAAGACGTTCGTTGAAAGAGCATGTGGTGAAATAAAGTGAACCGCCCTGGCAGAAAGATATTCTTCTGCCGGGGCGGTTTTTTTGTGCAGTCATGGGGCGAATCGAAGGTCCAAATTCAGGAATAAAATTGTGAACTTGACGGATATCCATCGAAAAGTGATGGAAATCCGCTGAAAAGTGACGGATTAATGGGCGGAAGTGACAGTTACCTGCCGAGATTTGGCGGATAAAATTGTGCCAAACCGCTCCCCACAAAAAAACTTGCCCGAAATTAAAACTTTTTCCAAACAGTTTCCGAATATACTTAAGAGACGATCATGATGAGCGAGTTGGTGACGTATGGACAGGGAGAAGCGGTGGATTCAGCAGATCCAGAAGAAAGGCAGCGAGTCGGCGGCGAATGCGTTGGTGACGAAATATTATAACGAAATGTTTGCGTTCTGTTACAAACAGACGATAGATGCCGATCTGGCGATGGATCTGACGCAGGAGATTTTCATCAGCGCCCTGCAGTCCATCCGGAATTACGACAAGGCAAAGGCGTCATTCCGGACGTGGCTGTACAAGCTGGCGTCCCATCGGCTCGTCGA from Bacillus sp. OxB-1 encodes:
- a CDS encoding fatty acid--CoA ligase family protein, which produces MNLVSRVQETAMTKPGKTAYHFMGKDTSYAEFDQSVSMFASALQDLGVGKGDHVAFLLGNTPHFLISLYATMRIGATAIPVNPIYTPDEISYILHNSDAKAVIALDLLLPLVEQAAGNFPAIAHYIICETEPDTPAKLAALPDAAKGKVQAFSSLIAKGRPDVDPVAVEEDETAVILYTSGTTGRPKGAMLTHKNLYSNARDVGDYLGFSEDDRIIATLPVFHVFALTVVVNAPLLMGATILLVPKFSPADVFAIAMQQQATVFAGVPTMYNFLYQYPQGDPADFGSIRLAISGGSSLPVALLHNFEEKFDVRISEGYGLSEASPVTCFNPLDRDRVPGSIGTSIINVENKVVDELGSEVADGVVGELIVRGPNVMKGYYKMPEDTEATIRNGWLYTGDLARRDEDGYFYIVDRKKDLVIVGGYNVYPREVEEVLFAHPDIVEAAVIGVPDPDFGEAVHAFVVLKEGKTVDAEQLNAYCADRLAKYKIPKHFEFLDELPKNTTGKILRRSLKEHVVK